The Winogradskyella schleiferi genome has a window encoding:
- a CDS encoding GIY-YIG nuclease family protein: MKFIYIQTLKLKKGLEIPYRISVKDVDDDDIRFMTIDPQAEIPKRIFQRSKLKASEILNSPIFIDLADELIELFYGHQLVFFDLLQFKLLKSQFKSIGYNFEIKPIIIRKPGYDQLPLKIDLSKNKSPQYSKDFAELVLQQMHAYITSQNHNESKEDAQQQKENPRDLSEYKLAPGVYYFLNALDEVIYVGKAKNIRKRLQSHFSKNGKLSNIDYSLVNAIEVIYTGNDFVAQLIESKAIKHLKPKFNTQQIHTSAPYIISQGQTAKGIAKLKITRKDYIDQMPEQYFNRASVKQTLEHFCETHDLCRKHCGIETVKGPCSKYTKLNKGCVCSGDESIANYNERFKKAFQLFQTQKKRTLYKLNGRHKNEDAFVYAINGIYQGYGFIDKSEAISTESDILGYLTAQVNNYDTSRILSSLKRSIKAENIIHLSEI, from the coding sequence ATGAAATTTATTTATATTCAAACTTTAAAGCTGAAAAAAGGGCTGGAAATTCCCTATAGGATTTCAGTGAAGGATGTAGATGATGATGATATTCGGTTTATGACAATTGATCCTCAAGCTGAAATTCCGAAACGGATTTTTCAACGCTCCAAACTCAAGGCATCAGAAATTCTTAATTCCCCTATTTTTATTGACTTGGCGGATGAACTTATAGAACTGTTCTATGGCCATCAATTGGTTTTTTTTGATTTACTTCAATTTAAATTACTAAAATCCCAGTTTAAATCCATTGGTTATAATTTTGAAATCAAGCCCATTATAATTCGGAAGCCAGGATATGACCAATTACCGTTAAAAATTGATTTATCTAAAAACAAGTCACCGCAGTATAGTAAGGATTTTGCAGAATTGGTCTTGCAGCAAATGCACGCCTATATCACATCCCAAAATCATAATGAATCTAAGGAAGATGCTCAGCAACAGAAGGAAAACCCTAGGGACTTATCTGAATACAAATTAGCACCTGGTGTTTATTATTTTTTAAACGCATTGGATGAAGTGATCTATGTTGGGAAAGCCAAAAATATTAGGAAACGTTTGCAGAGTCATTTTTCTAAAAATGGGAAACTCTCTAATATAGATTATTCGCTTGTCAATGCTATTGAAGTCATCTATACAGGGAATGATTTTGTTGCACAGCTTATAGAATCTAAGGCTATAAAACATTTAAAACCTAAATTCAACACACAGCAAATTCATACTTCTGCACCTTATATTATAAGTCAAGGACAAACCGCTAAGGGTATTGCGAAATTAAAAATTACGAGAAAGGATTATATAGATCAGATGCCAGAGCAATATTTCAATAGAGCTTCGGTAAAACAAACTTTAGAACATTTCTGTGAAACGCATGACTTATGCAGAAAGCATTGTGGAATAGAAACCGTAAAAGGGCCATGTTCTAAATATACAAAATTGAATAAGGGCTGTGTCTGTTCAGGAGATGAATCCATCGCCAATTATAACGAGCGATTTAAAAAAGCATTTCAACTATTTCAGACCCAAAAGAAGAGAACGCTTTATAAACTGAACGGGCGACATAAAAATGAAGACGCTTTTGTTTATGCTATTAATGGTATTTATCAAGGCTATGGATTTATTGACAAGTCAGAAGCTATTAGCACCGAAAGCGATATTTTAGGGTATTTAACTGCTCAAGTCAATAATTATGACACCTCTCGAATTTTAAGTAGTTTGAAGCGATCCATTAAGGCTGAAAACATAATTCATCTAAGTGAGATTTAA
- a CDS encoding BLUF domain-containing protein produces the protein MYQLTYRSKAISTLEIEDLDNILVRANEVNKINDITGCLIFLNGAFVQILEGGQKEVNTVFEKIKLDSRHHSVELLWENQYDKRHFSDWNMTYYRPNESAHTEYVNNLLLLSQFSEKFSGTLLRFWTSVGKLLNDDPNKTPEYIF, from the coding sequence ATGTATCAACTAACGTACCGTTCAAAAGCGATATCTACTCTAGAAATTGAAGATTTAGACAACATTCTTGTTAGAGCCAATGAAGTCAATAAAATCAACGATATTACAGGATGCCTTATTTTTCTTAATGGCGCCTTCGTGCAAATTTTAGAAGGTGGACAGAAAGAAGTGAATACTGTTTTTGAAAAAATTAAGCTCGATTCTCGCCACCATTCTGTGGAGTTACTATGGGAAAATCAATATGACAAAAGGCATTTTTCAGACTGGAATATGACCTACTACAGACCAAACGAATCAGCACATACAGAATATGTGAATAACCTTTTGTTGCTGTCTCAATTTTCAGAAAAATTTTCTGGAACCTTATTAAGGTTTTGGACTTCAGTTGGTAAACTTTTAAACGATGATCCTAATAAAACTCCAGAATATATATTTTAA
- a CDS encoding D-2-hydroxyacid dehydrogenase, with the protein MKIVILDGYTLNPGDLDWDAFKSLGDLTVFDRTEHDTKKIIEAIGDAEIVLTNKTPISEAILQKAPKLKYIGLLATGYNNVDIDTAQELDIIVTNIPTYGTTAVAQFTMALLLEMCHHVGEHNSAVQRGGWRNRKDFSFWNYPLIELEGKTMGIIGFGSIGRATAKLAEAFGMKIITTPSSNKPETETAIKVVDMDTLLKQSDVVSLHLPLTDDTEGLINKTTIAKMKNSAMLINTARGGLIVEKDLKDALNSGQLAYAAVDVVSTEPITEDNPLLKAKNCIITPHIAWAPKASRTRLMTTAIENLKAFLNDQPVNVVKP; encoded by the coding sequence ATGAAAATTGTCATTTTAGACGGCTATACCTTAAATCCTGGAGATCTGGATTGGGACGCCTTCAAAAGCTTAGGCGACTTAACGGTTTTTGACCGTACCGAACACGATACTAAAAAAATAATCGAAGCTATTGGTGATGCCGAAATTGTATTGACCAACAAAACCCCAATTTCAGAAGCGATTTTACAGAAAGCACCAAAATTAAAATATATAGGCTTGCTCGCCACAGGATACAATAATGTGGATATCGACACTGCCCAAGAATTAGATATTATAGTGACCAATATCCCAACCTACGGCACAACCGCAGTGGCACAATTTACCATGGCTTTACTTTTAGAAATGTGCCATCATGTAGGCGAACACAATAGCGCAGTACAACGTGGCGGATGGCGTAACCGTAAGGACTTTTCATTTTGGAACTATCCTTTGATTGAATTAGAGGGCAAAACGATGGGAATCATTGGTTTTGGAAGTATAGGACGCGCCACCGCTAAGTTGGCTGAGGCCTTTGGAATGAAAATTATAACGACCCCAAGCAGTAATAAACCCGAAACGGAAACGGCTATAAAAGTGGTTGATATGGATACACTCCTAAAACAGTCTGATGTGGTAAGTTTGCATTTACCGTTAACAGATGACACCGAAGGTTTAATCAATAAAACCACAATCGCTAAAATGAAAAACAGCGCCATGCTTATTAATACAGCACGTGGCGGATTAATTGTAGAAAAGGATCTCAAAGACGCTTTAAACTCAGGTCAATTGGCGTATGCCGCTGTAGACGTGGTGTCAACCGAACCCATTACCGAAGACAATCCACTTTTAAAAGCAAAAAATTGTATCATCACACCACATATCGCATGGGCACCAAAAGCCTCTAGAACACGACTGATGACTACGGCCATCGAAAATCTTAAAGCATTTCTAAACGACCAACCGGTTAATGTTGTAAAGCCTTAA
- a CDS encoding helix-turn-helix domain-containing protein — protein MSNISYQGKFIEQAEALVLEHISNEQFGVSELAELMNMSRSNLLRKIKKQTQGSASQFIREVRLQKGMTLLKETEFTVSEIAYQVGFSNNSYFIKCFRDYYGYSPGEARKKLGEHVELEPEDNQDTEAIEVTKKGGFHQYRVHLILGILLVLVLAVFLFFPKETLHTDKEDADFKTSIAVLPFKNMSSDADNLYFVNGLMESTLNNLQKIEDLQVISRTSVEKYRDTDKTISEIAEELKVNYLIEGSGQRSGDQVLLNIQLIDASNDTPIWAEQYNHKTEDIFSVQNRVAKKIAEAIKVTVTPAELQQINKKPTENVLAYDYYLKGLEQIQEATKAGLETAISLFEKAIEEDPQFALAYAQIAISYYYLDLNQAEKRYTDIINNNADKALLYDSKSAESLIAKALYYININEFRLAIPHLEKALDYNPNASSVVQILADLYSRAIPDTGKYLEYALKGLQLDIEANDSISKSYMYLALSNAFVQNGFTEEAQKYIKLALDHNPQNYYVPFLNVFIQYTQHQNMEKTTEALLKEWKKDTTRLDIMQEVAKFYYFQEKYDSAFYYYNKFEKIKKKNGLNMYPQENLKIGLVYDKMGFHDKAEDYYKAYAEYCENDQSIYQPASLAIKYLHDEKPDLAIEQLKLFATKTNYQYWILLFLEEDPLMKSLKSHPDYEAVIQKINDRFWDNHNQLKTSLEDKRLI, from the coding sequence ATGTCTAACATCTCATATCAAGGAAAATTTATTGAGCAAGCTGAAGCCCTTGTTTTAGAGCATATCTCTAATGAGCAATTTGGGGTTTCAGAATTGGCGGAGCTCATGAATATGAGCCGATCAAACTTGTTGCGGAAGATTAAGAAACAGACACAAGGTAGTGCTAGTCAATTTATTCGTGAAGTTCGGCTTCAAAAAGGGATGACATTGTTAAAAGAAACGGAATTTACGGTTTCTGAAATTGCTTATCAGGTGGGTTTTAGTAATAATTCCTATTTCATCAAATGCTTTAGAGACTATTATGGGTATTCGCCAGGTGAAGCTAGAAAAAAACTTGGTGAGCATGTTGAACTAGAACCAGAAGATAATCAGGACACAGAAGCTATTGAAGTTACCAAAAAAGGGGGTTTCCACCAGTACCGAGTTCATCTCATACTGGGAATTCTCTTGGTTTTAGTCTTAGCGGTATTCTTGTTTTTTCCTAAAGAAACACTTCATACTGATAAAGAAGATGCTGATTTTAAGACATCAATAGCTGTATTACCGTTTAAGAATATGAGTAGTGATGCTGATAACCTGTATTTTGTGAACGGACTTATGGAGTCGACACTAAACAATTTACAAAAGATAGAAGATCTCCAAGTTATCAGTAGAACATCCGTCGAAAAATATAGAGATACCGATAAGACCATCTCAGAAATCGCAGAAGAACTCAAGGTCAATTATTTGATTGAGGGCAGTGGGCAACGCTCAGGTGATCAGGTTTTGTTGAATATCCAATTGATTGATGCTTCAAACGATACACCAATTTGGGCAGAACAGTACAACCATAAAACGGAAGACATTTTCTCCGTGCAAAATAGGGTTGCCAAAAAAATTGCGGAGGCTATAAAAGTGACCGTGACACCAGCTGAATTACAACAAATAAATAAAAAACCTACAGAAAACGTATTGGCCTATGATTATTATTTAAAAGGGCTCGAGCAAATTCAAGAAGCGACTAAAGCGGGCTTGGAAACTGCTATTTCGTTATTTGAAAAAGCGATAGAAGAGGACCCTCAATTTGCACTCGCGTATGCTCAGATTGCGATATCATACTATTATTTGGACCTAAATCAAGCGGAGAAACGGTATACAGATATTATAAATAACAATGCAGATAAAGCGTTGCTATATGATTCTAAATCTGCCGAAAGTCTTATCGCTAAAGCCCTTTACTACATCAATATAAATGAGTTTCGCTTAGCTATCCCTCATTTAGAAAAAGCCTTAGACTATAATCCCAATGCGTCTTCTGTGGTTCAAATACTTGCCGATTTGTATTCACGAGCCATTCCTGATACAGGTAAATATTTGGAATATGCCTTAAAAGGTTTACAACTTGATATTGAAGCGAATGATTCCATAAGCAAAAGTTATATGTATTTGGCCTTAAGTAATGCCTTTGTTCAAAATGGTTTTACAGAGGAAGCACAGAAGTATATAAAATTAGCTTTAGATCATAACCCTCAGAATTATTACGTGCCTTTTTTAAACGTGTTTATACAATACACACAGCATCAAAATATGGAAAAGACGACAGAAGCTTTACTGAAGGAATGGAAAAAAGATACCACACGATTGGATATTATGCAAGAAGTAGCAAAGTTCTATTATTTTCAGGAAAAATATGATAGTGCCTTTTACTACTATAATAAGTTTGAAAAAATCAAGAAAAAAAATGGGCTGAATATGTATCCACAAGAAAATTTAAAAATTGGATTGGTATACGATAAAATGGGCTTCCATGACAAAGCTGAAGACTATTATAAAGCCTATGCTGAATATTGTGAAAATGATCAATCTATTTACCAACCCGCTAGTTTGGCCATAAAGTATTTGCACGATGAAAAACCCGATCTTGCTATAGAGCAGTTAAAACTGTTTGCGACTAAAACTAATTATCAATATTGGATATTGTTATTTCTTGAAGAAGATCCCTTAATGAAATCCTTGAAAAGTCACCCAGATTATGAGGCCGTTATTCAAAAAATTAACGATAGATTTTGGGACAATCATAATCAATTGAAAACGTCTTTAGAGGACAAAAGACTTATATAA
- a CDS encoding ankyrin repeat domain-containing protein yields MKTLKNTSLRMTIQTVVLTLLLTSSCAQSNKEISSNDSAKTTKTVDKPSIDIHGAVLTGNLEAVKQHIEAGTDINQKEPMSGSTPLMSAATFNQPEIAKVLINANADLSIKNNDGGTALHTAAFFGRIEIVQLLIDAKADKTVRNNYGATARETAMVDFAQMKPIYEMLIQQLKPMGFTLDLNELQKALPVVAMMLQ; encoded by the coding sequence ATGAAAACACTTAAAAACACTTCACTTAGAATGACCATTCAGACGGTAGTCTTGACGCTTTTATTAACAAGTTCATGCGCACAATCTAACAAAGAAATAAGTTCAAATGATTCGGCTAAAACAACCAAAACAGTTGACAAACCGAGTATAGATATTCATGGCGCTGTCCTTACAGGGAATTTGGAAGCCGTTAAGCAACATATTGAAGCTGGGACAGATATTAATCAAAAAGAACCAATGTCTGGCTCTACACCTTTAATGTCAGCAGCCACATTTAACCAACCTGAAATCGCTAAAGTACTGATCAATGCCAATGCAGATTTGTCTATAAAAAATAATGATGGCGGAACGGCTTTACACACTGCAGCATTTTTTGGACGAATCGAAATTGTACAATTACTTATTGATGCCAAAGCAGATAAAACTGTACGTAATAATTATGGAGCTACAGCAAGAGAAACAGCAATGGTAGATTTTGCTCAAATGAAACCTATCTATGAAATGCTAATTCAACAATTAAAACCAATGGGATTTACATTAGATCTTAATGAATTACAAAAAGCACTTCCTGTTGTAGCAATGATGCTTCAATAA
- a CDS encoding acyltransferase family protein, whose product MTTERRYDIDWLRVIAIGLLLIYHIAIIFQPWAMFIGFIRSEDALEGLWKPMTMLNVWRIPLLFFVSGMGLYFAMKKRNWKQLLIERGKRILLPFVFGILAITPLHFLVFQQYYNMPLSYFPHMGHLWFLGNIFFYVVVLSPVFFYLKTNENGKFRKAISKVMTYAIGPLLISGFFMLEIGAVKPQLFELYAQTWHGFFIGLLAFFFGFLFVYSGNVFWQTVSKWKWLYIGLATILFVIRFTGFESLSNMYITTIESNAWILGLFGIGYRYLNKPSALLSYLSAAVYPVYILHMFVLFAGALFILPLNLHPLLAFIGITVFTFIVCFLIYEFILKRIAILRPLFGLKWKFKSVVKPKFEKI is encoded by the coding sequence ATGACAACAGAAAGAAGATACGATATTGATTGGCTCAGAGTCATTGCTATAGGTTTATTACTGATATATCATATAGCCATTATATTTCAACCTTGGGCTATGTTTATAGGGTTTATAAGAAGTGAAGACGCTTTAGAAGGACTTTGGAAACCAATGACGATGCTCAATGTTTGGCGGATACCATTACTCTTTTTTGTATCGGGAATGGGACTGTATTTTGCCATGAAAAAAAGAAATTGGAAGCAACTATTAATAGAGCGCGGTAAACGAATTCTCTTACCCTTTGTGTTCGGAATTTTGGCTATTACGCCATTACATTTTTTAGTTTTTCAGCAATACTATAATATGCCATTGAGTTATTTTCCGCATATGGGACATCTCTGGTTTTTAGGAAATATTTTTTTCTATGTCGTAGTGTTGTCACCAGTTTTTTTCTACTTGAAGACTAATGAAAATGGAAAATTTAGGAAAGCCATTTCAAAAGTCATGACCTATGCTATAGGCCCATTATTGATCTCTGGATTTTTTATGTTAGAAATAGGTGCTGTTAAACCACAACTCTTTGAACTATACGCTCAAACCTGGCATGGATTTTTTATAGGGTTGCTTGCTTTCTTTTTTGGATTTTTGTTTGTGTATAGCGGTAACGTATTTTGGCAAACCGTTTCAAAGTGGAAATGGTTGTATATCGGTTTGGCAACCATTCTCTTCGTGATTCGTTTCACAGGGTTTGAGTCTTTATCAAATATGTATATCACCACCATAGAATCTAATGCTTGGATATTAGGTTTATTCGGCATAGGATATCGTTACCTTAATAAACCAAGTGCCTTACTCAGCTATTTGAGTGCAGCTGTTTATCCTGTTTATATTCTTCACATGTTTGTATTATTTGCAGGTGCATTGTTCATCCTGCCATTGAATCTTCATCCTTTGCTAGCGTTTATAGGAATTACAGTATTCACTTTTATAGTCTGTTTTCTAATTTATGAATTCATCCTAAAAAGAATAGCCATCTTAAGACCTTTATTTGGGTTGAAATGGAAATTTAAAAGCGTCGTAAAGCCAAAATTTGAAAAGATTTGA
- a CDS encoding helix-turn-helix domain-containing protein → MSNDIENESFCDGIAEEIINALSKIKGLKVIARRSSFAFKNKNIDVRHIGNQLGVATVLEGSVRKSNNSIRITGQLIDTKYGTQYWSKKFDRELIDIFELEDVVSLAIADEVRNNFGHFEVQDHLIKQPTNNVEAYQLFLKGRSLQLKWTPESLNEAISYYNQAINLDKNYAKAYYANLQCYGLLAVWGYMPYQEAMDLAVGNLLIAKEIETALPEYPLSFVGKFLWGEWDFKNAYIHIEKALDINPNYIDGLEAMTELSIALGFFDKALTYANRLLEVDPLSANNHYTLASIYYYQRKFDKALENVNYALTLNTELALAHHLKCFCLIWLNRSQQFQYCIQDTTLKEEKNLLFQLINNKDVEVPEQMITKWVQSQNEETMPVPYDVFILSNSSSIDQGFTRLKEMIEQRRGQVINYRQEPFLQPLHNIKEFSELHKSNLSIEDVDCHQTDEEKSSPIILDAQQIETLKEELGSYFKEDEPFLNPQLSLKFVADVFELNTNKISYVINKAFHLNFNDFVNSYRLNHFKSIAIDPKNSHLTILGLAYDSGFNSKSVFNTYFKKIEGITPSKWVKSNTK, encoded by the coding sequence ATGAGTAATGATATTGAAAACGAATCTTTCTGTGATGGTATTGCAGAAGAAATAATTAATGCCTTATCAAAAATAAAAGGATTAAAGGTGATTGCAAGACGGTCTTCGTTTGCATTTAAAAATAAAAACATTGATGTTCGACATATTGGTAATCAATTAGGTGTGGCTACTGTTTTAGAAGGAAGCGTTAGAAAATCAAACAATAGCATTCGCATAACAGGGCAATTGATAGATACAAAATACGGTACGCAATATTGGTCTAAAAAATTCGATAGAGAATTAATAGATATCTTCGAATTGGAAGATGTAGTGAGTCTTGCCATAGCAGATGAAGTCCGAAACAATTTTGGGCATTTTGAAGTGCAGGACCATTTAATTAAACAACCTACAAATAATGTCGAGGCTTATCAATTATTTTTAAAAGGGCGTTCATTGCAATTAAAATGGACACCAGAAAGTCTAAATGAAGCAATATCATACTATAATCAAGCGATTAACTTAGATAAAAATTACGCTAAAGCTTATTATGCCAATTTACAATGCTATGGGTTATTGGCCGTTTGGGGTTATATGCCTTACCAAGAAGCTATGGATTTAGCTGTTGGCAATCTATTAATAGCCAAAGAAATAGAAACAGCACTACCCGAATATCCACTCTCTTTTGTAGGAAAGTTTCTTTGGGGTGAATGGGATTTTAAAAATGCATATATACATATAGAAAAAGCTTTAGATATTAATCCTAATTATATTGATGGATTAGAAGCTATGACAGAGCTTTCTATAGCACTTGGATTTTTTGATAAGGCTTTAACGTATGCAAACAGATTATTAGAAGTAGATCCGCTATCCGCAAATAACCATTACACATTAGCTAGCATTTACTACTACCAACGAAAGTTTGATAAAGCATTAGAAAATGTAAACTACGCTCTAACACTTAATACTGAATTAGCATTAGCACATCATTTGAAATGTTTCTGTTTAATATGGCTAAACAGAAGTCAACAGTTTCAATATTGTATTCAGGATACTACTTTAAAAGAGGAGAAAAATCTATTATTTCAACTTATCAACAATAAGGATGTTGAAGTTCCGGAACAAATGATTACAAAATGGGTACAATCTCAAAACGAAGAAACGATGCCAGTTCCCTATGATGTGTTTATTTTAAGCAATTCAAGTTCTATAGACCAAGGGTTTACACGCTTAAAGGAAATGATTGAGCAAAGACGTGGACAAGTTATAAACTATAGGCAAGAACCTTTTTTACAACCCTTACATAATATCAAAGAATTTTCAGAGCTACACAAGTCTAATTTGTCCATTGAAGACGTTGATTGCCATCAAACAGACGAAGAAAAATCATCACCAATCATTTTAGATGCTCAACAAATAGAAACGCTAAAAGAGGAATTAGGTTCTTATTTTAAAGAGGACGAACCTTTCTTAAATCCACAATTAAGTTTAAAATTCGTGGCTGATGTGTTTGAATTAAATACCAATAAAATATCCTACGTAATCAATAAAGCTTTTCATCTTAATTTCAATGACTTTGTGAATTCGTATCGCTTAAATCATTTTAAATCCATAGCTATAGACCCAAAAAACTCGCATTTAACTATTCTTGGCTTAGCTTATGACAGTGGTTTCAATTCTAAAAGCGTATTTAACACCTATTTCAAAAAAATAGAGGGCATTACACCTAGTAAATGGGTAAAATCTAATACTAAATAG